The following coding sequences lie in one Arachis stenosperma cultivar V10309 chromosome 5, arast.V10309.gnm1.PFL2, whole genome shotgun sequence genomic window:
- the LOC130980458 gene encoding uncharacterized protein LOC130980458: protein MSFVKTVDASDVIKTDNALFNLFADVIEWVEPSNIVHVVTDNAANYVSAGKLIHEKYSNIFWSPCVAHCINSILKDVTSIPHIADLTSRASKVTVIYDHKEDLQALMVDKYFTSHKLVKSANGKIVSSIVLDSKFWQDCVTTVKIVGPLIKLLRLVDADEKFSLGIMYEGIKRAKNAIKIMFRNRKAAYTPYTSILKMRWDKHLKRDLHATTYFLNPDIFYSEGFVEKANILRSLLDFLDVEILCDDSVAAMQEIQLYRNCKEIFGRESSKRAASRLELGEWWRLHGGSAPNLQKMAVILLHQTFSSSECERNWSLFEQIYSKRRNRLEHQRLSDIVSVTYNLRLQSRLHRKKRNYDPIDIQSIDTVDFWVMADEDDPEFINEDVEGIKKV, encoded by the exons ATGTCATTTGTTAAGACTGTTGATGCTTCTGATGTGATAAAAACTGACAATGcattgtttaatttgtttgctGATGTTATTGAGTGGGTTGAGCCTAGTAACATTGTGCATGTGGTCACTGATAATGCTGCGAATTATGTATCTGCTGGAAAACTTATTCATGAAAAATACTCAAATATATTTTGGTCTCCTTGTGTTGCCCATTGTATCAATTCTATTTTGAAAGATGTTACAAGTATTCCTCACATAGCTGACCTTACTTCCCGTGCTTCAAAAGTGACCGT TATATATGATCACAAGGAAGATTTGCAGGCATTGATGGTGGATAAATATTTCACTTCTCATAAGTTAGTCAAAAGTGCTAATGGAAAGATTGTTAGTTCAATTGTCTTGGATAGTAAGTTTTGGCAAGATTGTGTTACCACTGTGAAAATTGTTGGTCCTCTTATTAAGTTGTTGAGGCTTGTTGATGCTGATGAAAAATTCTCTTTGGGAATCATGTATGAAGGCATCAAAAGAGCCAAAAATGCTATCAAGATAATGTTTAGAAATCGAAAAGCTGCTTATACGCCATACACAAGTATCTTGAAAATGAGGTGGGATAAGCATTTGAAGCGTGATCTCCATGCGACAACGTACTTTTTAAATCCAGACATTTTCTATAGTGAGGGTTTTGTTGAGAAGGCAAATATTTTGAGATCTTTACTTGATTTTCTTGATGTTGAAATACTTTGTGATGACTCAGTTGCCGCAATGCAAGAGATACAGTTGTATCGAAATTGTAAAGAAATTTTTGGGAGGGAAAGTTCTAAGAGAGCGGCATCAAGACTCGAACTTG GTGAATGGTGGAGGCTACACGGTGGGAGTGCTCCTAATTTACAAAAAATGGCAGTcattcttcttcatcaaaccTTTTCTTCATCAGAATGTGAGAGGAACTGGAGCCTTTTTGAACAAATCTATTCAAAGAGGAGGAACCGGTTAGAGCATCAAAGGCTAAGTGACATTGTTTCTGTCACCTATAACCTACGCCTTCAATCTAGGTTGCATCGAAAGAAGAGGAATTATGATCCAATTGACATTCAAAGCATTGACACGGTAGATTTTTGGGTAATGGCAGATGAGGATGATCCTGAATTTATTAATGAAGATGTTGAAGGCATCAAAAAAGTTTAA
- the LOC130980461 gene encoding uncharacterized protein LOC130980461: protein MADNGVFQPTQAELMAQITDLQAEVKRLAELSTQNNVNKQEDNGHNGKGNTSLLSIDPPKEKLTLDNPFSEDITNYQMPKHFTLPSSLEPYKGIGLFRPTLTALLWFSKLPEGSISSFEELARSFIDYFAAARIYVHGSDYLGTIRQGPQESLKDYLTRFADATMEIPDLDPAVHLHAIKAGLKPGKFRETIAVTKPRTLEEFRERAAGQMEIEELREAEKVDRRQTRKEESRTIRSGDNKDTRKMFKLTPKFDNYTRFNTKRERIIKEILNAKIIKPPVRAGSYQDQRFVDKTKHCAFHQEYGHTTDECIIAKDLLERLAQQGLLDKYIEGTRHKGAKTDQDEQQTPKNKETDKWPSNNPPKGVIYCISGGFACGGETASARK from the exons ATGGCTGACAACGGAGTCTTTCAACCTACTCAGGCCGAACTCATGGCCCAGATAACTGACCTACAGGCAGAAGTAAAAAGACTTGCCGAGTTATCCACTCAGAATAACGTCAACAAGCAAGAGGACAATGGACACAACGGGAAAGGCAACACGAGCCTACTGAGCATCGACCCACCAAAGGAGAAACTGACCTTGGATAACCCATTTTCCGAGGATATTACCAATTACCAAATGCCAAAACATTTTACACTACCTTCCTCACTCGAGCCATATAAGGGGATTG GGCTTTTCCGACCTACCTTGACGGCCCTCCTTTGGTTTTCAAAACTACCTGAAGGATCAATCTCTTCCTTCGAGGAATTGGCAAGATCCTTCATAGACTACTTTGCGGCTGCACGCATTTATGTGCACGGGTCAGATTACCTCGGCACCATCCGCCAAGGTCCCCAAGAAAGCTTGAAGGACTATTTAACCAGATTCGCTGACGCAACAATGGAGATACCCGATCTAGATCCTGCTGTCCATCTTCACGCCATAAAAGCCGGCCTCAAACCCGGAAAATTCAGAGAAACAATTGCCGTCACAAAGCCGAGAACCCTGGAGGAATTCCGAGAAAGGGCCGCAGGGCAGATGGAAATTGAAGAACTCCGAGAGGCCGAGAAAGTGGACAGAAGGCAAACCCGAAAGGAAGAGAGCCGAACAATCAGATCAGGGGACAACAAAGACACCAGAAAAATGTTTAAACTTACACCGAAGTTTGACAACTACACCAGGTTCAACACAAAGAGAGAAAGGATCATCAAGGAAATACTCAATGCCAAAATCATCAAACCCCCTGTTAGGGCCGGAAGCTACCAAGACCAACGATTCGTGGACAAGACCAAGCACTGCGCCTTCCATCAGGAATATGGTCATACCACCGACGAGTGCATCATAGCCAAAGATTTGCTGGAAAGATTAGCCCAACAAGGACTCCTAGACAAATACATCGAAGgcacaaggcataaaggagcaAAGACAGATCAAGATGAGCAACAAACTCCGAAGAACAAAGAAACCGACAAATGGCCGAGCAACAATCCCCCAAAAGGAGTCATCTATTGCATATCAGGAGGATTCGCATGTGGCGGAGAAACAGCCTCAGCACGAAAATAA
- the LOC130980459 gene encoding uncharacterized protein LOC130980459, whose translation MPFGLKNAGATYQRLMDKVFHHQIGRNIEIYVDDMVAKTMKEKSHCEDLSEIFRQIRAYNMRLNPEKYAFGVKGGKFLGFMLTSRGIEANPEKCSAVLNMASPKTIKEVQQLAGRIAALSRFIPAASNRAYHLFQTISKNKKFHWTEEGEKAFSELKAILSAPPVLQRPEIGKPLYLYLSVSNYSISSALVLETGKIQRLVYFISRVMQPTEQRYPKIEQLALTLIITVRRLRHYFQSHTIIVRTNQPLRQILTKLELAGHLTKWSALKAQVLADFISELTTDERDKFWELHVDRASSREGSGAGVILKEGDKVIAEQALQFHFPASNNHTEYEALIVGLKLALSFQVQSLTAHCDSLLVVQQIRGEFQVKDPLLEQYWLIAKDLISKFNSFSILHVNRGKNVRADVLSKLAATRADTQTSTLTQLSLEKPSTELLHVININHLHDWRTPFLEYISTGAIPRDELKPQHFRRKANLYTSIGGKLYRRGFSQPLLKCLSKDEAKEAMDKVHEGVCGNHIRGRALAAKIVRTGYYWPTIKKDCIAKVKACDNCQKHAAISTRPAELLHSMEVSWPFYRWGLDILGPFPIAPGQEKFLLVVVDYFSKWIEAQPLAKITAEKAEAANRVVLQAIKKKLNDAKGEWAELIPEILWGYNTTIQTTTGETPFKLVYGSEALIPIEVGIPTPRTELYNEQHNLHARNTELDLAEETRELAAIRQRAIKQITEKKHNKRVSPRAFTEVT comes from the exons ATGCCGTTTGGCTTAAAGAATGCAGGTGCAACCTATCAACGCTTGATGGACAAGGTCTTCCATCACCAAATAGGACGCAACATAGAAATCTATGTAGATGACATGGTCGCCAAGACCATGAAAGAAAAATCACATTGTGAAGATCTCAGCGAGATATTCAGACAAATCCGAGCATATAATATGAGACTGAACCCGGAAAAGTATGCCTTTGGGGTAAAAGGAGGAAAGTTCCTCGGATTCATGCTCACCTCacgaggaatcgaggcaaaccctGAAAAGTGTTCGGCAGTACTCAATATGGCGAGCCCTAAAACAATAAAAGAAGTGCAACAGTTGGCAGGAAGGATAGCGGCATTATCTCGATTCATACCCGCGGCATCAAACCGAGCATATCACCTTTTTCAAACAATATCGAAGAACAAAAAATTCCACTGGACAGAAGAGGGTGAGAAGGCTTTTTCCGAGCTCAAAGCGATCCTATCAGCACCACCCGTGCTGCAAAGGCCAGAAATCGGTAAacctttatatttatatttgtctGTTTCAAATTATTCTATAAGTTCGGCTCTTGTCCTCGAAACAGGGAAAATACAACGGCTAGTGTACTTCATCAGCAGAGTCATGCAACCAACAGAGCAACGATATCCGAAGATAGAACAACTCGCCTTGACACTAATAATCACAGTGAGGAGACTAAGACACTACTTCCAAAGCCACACAATTATAGTGAGGACGAACCAACCATTAAGACAGATACTGACGAAACTAGAGTTGGCCGGACATCTCACCAAATG GTCGGCCTTAAAAGCACAAGTACTGGCCGACTTCATCTCAGAGCTAACGACCGATGAACGCGACAAGTTTTGGGAACTGCACGTCGATAGAGCATCAAGCCGAGAAGGAAGTGGAGCAGGGGTCATCCTCAAAGAAGGAGACAAGGTAATAGCCGAACAGGCACTCCAGTTCCACTTCCCAGCAAGCAACAACCATACCGAATATGAAGCCCTCATTGTAGGACTCAAACTCGCCCTAAGCTTCCAAGTACAGAGCCTGACAGCACATTGCGACTCTCTCCTCGTGGTCCAGCAAATCCGAGGAGAATTTCAGGTAAAAGATCCGTTGCTTGAGCAATATTGGCTCATAGCAAAGGAtctcatttcaaaattcaattcattTAGCATACTGCATGTTAATAGAGGAAAAAATGTGAGAGCAGATGTACTATCCAAGCTCGCAGCCACTAGGGCAGACACACAAACATCCACATTAACACAACTATCCCTAGAAAAACCAAGCACCGAACTACTGCATGTGATAAATATTAACCACCTCCATGATTGGAGAACTCCTTTCCTTGAATATATTAGTACAGGCGCCATACCAAGAGACGAGCTCAAACCTCAACATTTCAGACGAAAGGCCAATCTTTACACAAGCATAGGAGGAAAACTCTATAGACGAGGATTCTCACAACCACTGCTAAAATGCCTAAGCAAAGACGAAGCAAAAGAAGCAATGGACAAAGTACACGAGGGAGTCTGTGGAAACCACATCCGAGGACGAGCACTTGCAGCTAAAATCGTCCGAACTGGGTATTACTGGCCAACCATAAAAAAGGATTGCATAGCAAAAGTCAAAGCATGTGACAACTGTCAGAAACACGCAGCTATATCTACAAGGCCAGCCGAGCTATTACATAGCATGGAGGTAAGCTGGCCATTCTACAGATGGGGACTCGATATACTCGGCCCATTTCCAATAGCGCCAGGCCAGGAAAAATTTCTCTTAGTAGTAGTAGACTACTTCTCAAAATGGATAGAGGCACAACCATTAGCAAAGATAACGGCCGAAAAG GCTGAAGCTGCTAACCGAGTTGTATTGCAGGCGATAAAGAAAAAACTAAATGATGCTAAGGGAGAATGGGCGGAACTGATCCCAGAAATATTATGGGGCTACAACACAACAATACAGACCACCACGGGCGAAACACCTTTTAAACTAGTCTATGGGTCCGAGGCACTAATCCCTATTGAGGTCGGCATCCCCACCCCGAGAACCGAGCTATACAACGAGCAGCACAACTTGCATGCAAGGAATACCGAGCTTGATCTAGCCGAAGAAACCAGGGAGCTAGCAGCCATTAGACAAAGAGCAATAAAACAAATAACCGAAAAGAAACACAACAAGAGAGTATCGCCGAGGGCATTCACAGAGGTGACCTAG